In Eschrichtius robustus isolate mEscRob2 chromosome 11, mEscRob2.pri, whole genome shotgun sequence, the following proteins share a genomic window:
- the LOC137771756 gene encoding glycine N-acyltransferase-like isoform X2, which translates to MLHLQGPQMLQMLEKYLRKSLPESLKVYGTTFHMNQGNPFKLKALVDKWPDFNTVVIRPQEQEMTDDLDHYTNTYQVYSKDPKKCQEFLGLPEVINWKQHLQIQSSQSSLDDVIKNLAAIKLGKVKRTQCFLYMVSETAKKLATSLLDEKNVSPNGDKYKSIHQKVLKLSSLDPTHAALVNKFWHFGGNERSQRFIERCIWAFPTFCLLGPEGTPVSWALMDQTGELRMAGTIPEYRAQGLITYLTYVQIQALDKLGFPMYSHVDRANHIMQKLSFNLQSISVPCDWNQWNFVPL; encoded by the exons ATGCTCCACTTACAGGGTCCACAGATGCTGCAGATGCTAGAAAAATACTTAAGGAAGAGCCTCCCTGAGTCCTTAAAG GTTTATGGGACCACCTTCCACATGAACCAAGGAAACCCTTTCAAGCTAAAGGCCCTGGTGGACAAGTGGCCTGATTTTAATACAGTGGTTATCCGCCCTCAGGAGCAG GAGATGACAGATGACCTTGATCACTACACCAATACTTACCAAGTCTACTCCAAGGACCCTAAGAAATGCCAGGAATTCCTTGGTTTGCCAGAAGTCATCAACTGGAAGCAACATTTGCAGATTCAAA GTTCACAATCCAGCCTGGATGATGTGATAAAAAATCTTGCGGCTATTAAATTGGGCAAGGTGAAGCGAACACAGTGCTTTCTCTATATGGTCTCTGAGACAGCAAAGAAATTGGCTACTTCCTTGCTGGATGAAAAAAACGTATCACCCAATGGTGATAAATACAAGTCCAT CCATCAAAAGGTGTTGAAACTCTCATCCCTGGATCCTACCCACGCTGCCTTGGTGAATAAATTCTGGCATTTTGGTGGCAATGAGAGGAGCCAGCGATTCATCGAGCGCTGTATCTGGGCCTTCCCCACCTTCTGCCTGCTGGGGCCTGAGGGGACCCCTGTGTCCTGGGCCCTGATGGACCAGACAGGAGAGCTGCGGATGGCAGGCACCATACCTGAGTACCGGGCCCAGGGCCTCATCACCTACCTCACCTATGTCCAGATTCAGGCTCTAGACAAACTTGGCTTCCCCATGTATTCCCATGTAGATAGGGCCAATCACATCATGCAAAAACTGAGCTTCAACCTGCAGAGTATCTCCGTGCCCTGTGACTGGAACCAGTGGAACTTTGTACCTCTGTGA
- the LOC137771756 gene encoding glycine N-acyltransferase-like isoform X1 encodes MAKVPAKMLHLQGPQMLQMLEKYLRKSLPESLKVYGTTFHMNQGNPFKLKALVDKWPDFNTVVIRPQEQEMTDDLDHYTNTYQVYSKDPKKCQEFLGLPEVINWKQHLQIQSSQSSLDDVIKNLAAIKLGKVKRTQCFLYMVSETAKKLATSLLDEKNVSPNGDKYKSIHQKVLKLSSLDPTHAALVNKFWHFGGNERSQRFIERCIWAFPTFCLLGPEGTPVSWALMDQTGELRMAGTIPEYRAQGLITYLTYVQIQALDKLGFPMYSHVDRANHIMQKLSFNLQSISVPCDWNQWNFVPL; translated from the exons GCTAAGGTACCTGCCAAGATGCTCCACTTACAGGGTCCACAGATGCTGCAGATGCTAGAAAAATACTTAAGGAAGAGCCTCCCTGAGTCCTTAAAG GTTTATGGGACCACCTTCCACATGAACCAAGGAAACCCTTTCAAGCTAAAGGCCCTGGTGGACAAGTGGCCTGATTTTAATACAGTGGTTATCCGCCCTCAGGAGCAG GAGATGACAGATGACCTTGATCACTACACCAATACTTACCAAGTCTACTCCAAGGACCCTAAGAAATGCCAGGAATTCCTTGGTTTGCCAGAAGTCATCAACTGGAAGCAACATTTGCAGATTCAAA GTTCACAATCCAGCCTGGATGATGTGATAAAAAATCTTGCGGCTATTAAATTGGGCAAGGTGAAGCGAACACAGTGCTTTCTCTATATGGTCTCTGAGACAGCAAAGAAATTGGCTACTTCCTTGCTGGATGAAAAAAACGTATCACCCAATGGTGATAAATACAAGTCCAT CCATCAAAAGGTGTTGAAACTCTCATCCCTGGATCCTACCCACGCTGCCTTGGTGAATAAATTCTGGCATTTTGGTGGCAATGAGAGGAGCCAGCGATTCATCGAGCGCTGTATCTGGGCCTTCCCCACCTTCTGCCTGCTGGGGCCTGAGGGGACCCCTGTGTCCTGGGCCCTGATGGACCAGACAGGAGAGCTGCGGATGGCAGGCACCATACCTGAGTACCGGGCCCAGGGCCTCATCACCTACCTCACCTATGTCCAGATTCAGGCTCTAGACAAACTTGGCTTCCCCATGTATTCCCATGTAGATAGGGCCAATCACATCATGCAAAAACTGAGCTTCAACCTGCAGAGTATCTCCGTGCCCTGTGACTGGAACCAGTGGAACTTTGTACCTCTGTGA